One genomic segment of Methanomicrobia archaeon includes these proteins:
- a CDS encoding anti-sigma factor antagonist (This anti-anti-sigma factor, or anti-sigma factor antagonist, belongs to a family that includes characterized members SpoIIAA, RsbV, RsfA, and RsfB.), giving the protein MEIQVERIDSIPLISLDGRLDAFGAEQLDEALKSAITPEDSTVVIDMANVSYLSSGGIRTLLAAEKQLKPRNGGIQLCSLQSYPLKVLAMAGFDQLFAIWPTREAALKHTRALLSRREVKVQWDRLPTFTSSGARFTVLETSHDEAVLKVTSDISKVLYARLGDEDICTRRFSETEYSIGLGALGENVSACAPYLGEMITIGGTMVWLPTDGHDTPDFLIAQRDTGEVTIFTGFNVALDGPFHDLIVMVREGETGMTIGEIYATIFEFARKHRPAFKGLLSLALWADVDAVYSSGVKISPIKKFAPANREMIMHPDNIAQWLDISTMPKHAGETMVSLGMGLDLQSDLSSLDRDAINALFYLHPANVGNKQMLLHNHGVIFKHMPWERTPDLDEAIKRIVTEGEFIDMRHLLDNTSVSRAVIGISYIAEVLFEEPTQIAIAGASCPGWNETYERITRKLHHDCSEVLLTPITGGYSGSLVFRVNAWDRSGRKEMPFVLKLGRWANVHDEIRGYEEHVKRYIQNNATQIIEHCKLGEFGGILYNFVGITGTESKIGSLEDFYRAHSTDEALAAFDKLFRVVLRAWYGQPKLTELSLYEEYGSFYNYEAIRAYADSHFGITPNQEFIELPFGLGQAVNPLYFAEKIMPARSSKSVSVYQASVHGDLNMKNVLMDEEANMWLIDFSETEHAHILRDIAKLEAVLKFESFAITSEEQLRALVELEQRFLDTKSLSEIPQLPYSVSIEDPNVRKAFRCVQRLREYANVVTLLDEEISQYWFSLLWYTLIVLAFGSVDEYGKRYAWISSALLCQKLL; this is encoded by the coding sequence ATGGAGATACAGGTGGAAAGAATCGATAGCATCCCGCTGATATCGCTCGACGGCCGGCTCGACGCGTTCGGCGCGGAGCAGCTGGATGAAGCACTCAAGAGCGCTATTACCCCTGAAGATTCCACGGTGGTCATCGACATGGCGAACGTCTCCTACTTGAGCAGCGGCGGCATTCGCACGCTTTTGGCGGCAGAGAAGCAGTTGAAGCCGCGAAACGGCGGCATCCAGCTCTGCAGCCTCCAATCGTATCCGCTCAAGGTGCTGGCGATGGCTGGCTTTGACCAGTTGTTCGCCATCTGGCCGACGCGGGAGGCGGCGCTGAAACACACGCGCGCACTCCTCAGCAGACGAGAAGTGAAGGTTCAGTGGGACCGCTTGCCCACCTTTACGAGCAGCGGCGCGCGCTTCACGGTCCTTGAGACCTCGCACGACGAAGCGGTGCTGAAGGTGACGAGCGATATCTCGAAGGTGCTCTATGCACGGTTAGGTGACGAGGATATCTGCACGCGTCGGTTCTCGGAAACCGAATACTCGATCGGACTCGGCGCACTGGGCGAGAACGTGTCTGCATGCGCACCGTATCTCGGCGAGATGATCACGATCGGAGGCACGATGGTCTGGCTGCCCACGGACGGGCATGATACGCCCGATTTCCTCATCGCCCAGCGCGATACCGGCGAAGTGACGATTTTCACCGGCTTCAACGTCGCGCTCGACGGCCCGTTCCACGATCTCATCGTGATGGTGCGCGAGGGCGAGACGGGCATGACGATCGGGGAGATTTATGCTACGATCTTCGAGTTCGCGCGCAAGCACCGACCGGCCTTCAAGGGCCTGCTCAGCCTCGCGCTCTGGGCCGACGTTGATGCGGTCTACAGCTCGGGCGTCAAGATCTCGCCCATTAAGAAGTTCGCGCCCGCAAACCGCGAAATGATCATGCACCCAGACAACATCGCGCAGTGGCTCGATATATCGACCATGCCGAAGCATGCTGGCGAGACGATGGTGAGCCTCGGGATGGGGCTCGATCTGCAGAGCGATCTCTCCTCCCTCGACCGGGACGCGATCAATGCGCTCTTCTACTTGCACCCGGCGAATGTCGGGAACAAGCAGATGCTGCTCCACAACCACGGCGTGATCTTCAAGCACATGCCGTGGGAGCGAACCCCAGATCTGGACGAAGCGATCAAGCGCATCGTGACAGAGGGCGAGTTCATCGATATGCGCCATCTGCTCGATAATACGAGCGTTTCGCGTGCGGTCATCGGCATCTCGTACATCGCTGAGGTTCTCTTCGAGGAGCCGACGCAAATCGCGATCGCCGGTGCATCATGCCCGGGCTGGAACGAGACGTATGAGCGTATCACGCGCAAGCTCCATCATGACTGCAGTGAAGTGCTGCTGACTCCGATCACCGGCGGCTACAGCGGCTCGCTCGTCTTTCGCGTGAATGCGTGGGACCGCAGCGGACGTAAGGAGATGCCGTTTGTCTTGAAGCTGGGCCGGTGGGCTAATGTCCACGATGAGATCCGAGGCTACGAGGAGCACGTGAAACGCTACATCCAGAACAACGCCACGCAGATCATCGAACACTGCAAACTGGGCGAGTTCGGCGGGATACTTTACAACTTCGTCGGGATTACAGGCACGGAGAGCAAAATCGGCTCGCTCGAGGATTTCTATCGCGCGCACAGCACGGATGAGGCCCTCGCCGCGTTCGATAAGCTCTTCCGCGTGGTGCTCCGGGCATGGTACGGGCAGCCGAAATTGACAGAGCTTTCACTCTATGAGGAATACGGCTCCTTCTACAATTACGAGGCGATACGGGCGTATGCGGATTCGCACTTTGGCATTACGCCGAATCAGGAGTTCATAGAACTCCCGTTCGGGCTTGGGCAGGCGGTCAATCCGCTCTATTTCGCGGAGAAGATCATGCCGGCACGCAGCTCGAAGTCGGTGAGTGTCTACCAAGCCTCGGTGCACGGCGACCTGAACATGAAGAACGTGCTGATGGACGAGGAGGCGAACATGTGGCTGATCGATTTCTCGGAGACCGAGCATGCGCACATTCTGCGTGACATTGCGAAGCTGGAAGCGGTGCTGAAGTTCGAGAGCTTTGCGATTACGTCCGAGGAGCAGTTGCGCGCACTCGTCGAACTCGAGCAGCGGTTCCTGGACACGAAGAGCCTGAGCGAGATCCCGCAGCTCCCGTACTCGGTCTCAATCGAAGATCCGAACGTGCGCAAGGCTTTTCGATGCGTGCAACGGCTGCGAGAATACGCGAACGTCGTTACGCTCCTGGATGAGGAGATCTCGCAGTACTGGTTCAGCCTGCTCTGGTACACGCTGATCGTGCTGGCGTTCGGAAGTGTGGACGAGTACGGAAAGCGGTACGCGTGGATCTCGTCGGCGCTGCTCTGTCAGAAGCTGCTGTAG
- a CDS encoding acetyl-CoA hydrolase/transferase family protein has product MSTYTEEYRQKLTTPDKAVAGIENGSTIVHGLTTAEPPALLAAIAERARADELKDLKIYSFNPQKHVAETVFAPDLCDCIQAYSWFVSGSDRPKVKVGLNYYVPIYLHQIPRLIHDYMEIDVTITTVSPMDKAGYFSFGTANDFTSTAARHCKRLIVEVNEQMPRVFGDSLIHISEVDAIVENHVPLLELRPPESKPEDQAIGEAIAELVPDGATIQLGIGGIPNAVAKYLEGHEDLGIHTELLVPGMVELIEKGVVTGRKKTLHPLKTVFTVAQGTSKMYEFMNDNPSMESYPASYVLDPSVIGQNDNMISINSILEVDLLGQCNAEFLAGAQFSGTGGQLDFVRGAFKSHGGKSILAFYSTAKNGTVSRIVPRFKPGTMVTTPRMDTHYLVTEYGVVDLKNKSTRERALEIINIAHPQFREGLLREAEDMYLI; this is encoded by the coding sequence ATGAGTACGTATACTGAAGAATACCGGCAGAAGCTGACCACGCCTGATAAGGCTGTGGCGGGGATAGAGAACGGCAGCACGATCGTTCATGGCTTGACGACCGCTGAGCCGCCGGCACTGCTCGCCGCGATTGCCGAGCGTGCACGAGCAGATGAGCTGAAAGACCTCAAGATTTATTCGTTCAATCCGCAGAAGCATGTCGCCGAGACGGTCTTCGCACCCGATCTCTGCGATTGCATCCAGGCGTATTCCTGGTTCGTCAGCGGCTCTGACCGACCGAAGGTCAAGGTAGGGCTGAACTACTACGTGCCCATCTACTTACATCAGATACCGCGTCTCATCCACGATTACATGGAGATCGATGTGACAATCACCACCGTCTCGCCGATGGATAAGGCGGGCTACTTCAGCTTCGGTACCGCGAACGACTTCACCTCCACCGCGGCCCGGCACTGCAAACGGCTCATCGTGGAGGTGAACGAGCAGATGCCGCGCGTCTTCGGCGATTCGCTCATCCATATCTCCGAGGTGGACGCGATCGTGGAGAACCACGTGCCCCTGCTGGAGCTGCGGCCGCCCGAATCGAAGCCTGAGGATCAGGCAATTGGCGAAGCCATCGCCGAGCTGGTCCCCGATGGCGCAACGATCCAACTGGGCATCGGTGGCATCCCCAACGCCGTGGCCAAGTATCTCGAGGGGCATGAGGATCTCGGAATCCATACGGAGCTTCTGGTGCCCGGCATGGTCGAGCTAATCGAGAAAGGCGTGGTAACCGGTCGAAAGAAGACCCTTCATCCGCTTAAAACGGTCTTTACCGTTGCGCAGGGCACGAGTAAGATGTACGAGTTCATGAACGACAACCCGAGCATGGAGAGCTATCCTGCCTCCTACGTGCTCGACCCCTCGGTCATCGGGCAGAACGACAATATGATCTCGATCAATTCGATCCTCGAGGTTGACCTCCTCGGGCAGTGCAATGCGGAATTCCTCGCAGGCGCGCAGTTCAGCGGCACGGGCGGGCAGCTCGACTTTGTAAGAGGCGCGTTCAAATCGCACGGTGGGAAGTCTATCCTGGCCTTCTATTCCACCGCGAAGAACGGCACGGTATCACGGATTGTGCCGCGATTCAAACCTGGCACGATGGTGACCACGCCGCGGATGGATACCCACTATCTCGTCACCGAGTACGGGGTGGTCGACCTCAAGAACAAGTCGACGCGCGAGCGCGCGCTGGAGATCATTAACATCGCGCATCCCCAGTTCCGGGAGGGACTTCTGCGGGAAGCGGAGGACATGTACCTCATTTGA
- a CDS encoding cation transporter has protein sequence MSAGQQAQERLEKATEITLASIVANVVLGVLKIVVGLYSGTRALVADGIHSLSDLVSDVITLITVRIGARGADERMHYGYRRVETVGALFVSLLLVFAGGELIVSAFHAPEQTTVEGLQFVVAMVAALSVTTKEFLFQVTRRLGIKLSNQVLIANAWHHRSDAVSSVAVLLSVIIHVIYPQLVFVDAITTVLIAGLILHAAWEIGADALKELIDFSPSLEIVALVEEMAERVPEVTFIHNLRIRTMGGALYVELYAETDPRFTIEKGHEIAEKIRQQITQNVPNVIEVMVHISPKGEYLRKTLDDDF, from the coding sequence ATGTCTGCAGGACAACAAGCTCAGGAACGATTGGAAAAGGCAACCGAGATCACGCTAGCAAGTATCGTTGCCAATGTGGTTCTCGGCGTTTTAAAAATAGTCGTTGGGCTTTATTCCGGTACCCGAGCGCTGGTGGCCGATGGGATTCACTCCCTCTCTGACTTAGTGTCGGACGTTATCACCCTGATAACCGTACGAATCGGCGCACGAGGAGCAGACGAACGCATGCATTACGGTTATCGTCGCGTCGAAACGGTGGGCGCTTTGTTTGTCTCGCTTTTGCTGGTGTTTGCCGGTGGAGAACTCATCGTGAGTGCCTTTCACGCACCCGAGCAAACCACCGTTGAAGGGCTCCAGTTTGTCGTTGCTATGGTTGCGGCTCTCTCAGTAACAACCAAGGAATTCCTCTTCCAGGTAACCCGACGATTGGGGATTAAATTGAGCAACCAGGTGCTGATTGCCAATGCCTGGCATCATCGAAGCGATGCCGTCAGTTCGGTAGCGGTGCTCCTCAGTGTCATCATTCATGTGATCTACCCGCAGCTCGTTTTCGTCGATGCCATTACGACCGTGCTCATCGCCGGACTCATCCTTCACGCAGCCTGGGAGATCGGAGCGGATGCTCTAAAAGAGCTGATCGATTTCTCACCCTCGCTGGAAATCGTTGCTCTGGTCGAAGAGATGGCGGAACGGGTTCCTGAAGTGACCTTCATCCATAACCTCCGCATCCGCACCATGGGTGGCGCGTTATACGTGGAGCTCTATGCGGAAACCGACCCGCGTTTCACCATTGAAAAAGGTCACGAGATCGCCGAGAAGATACGTCAGCAAATCACCCAAAACGTGCCTAACGTAATCGAGGTAATGGTCCATATCTCACCAAAAGGAGAGTATCTTCGAAAGACTCTGGATGATGATTTCTAA
- a CDS encoding ATP-binding protein produces the protein MTERFELTVEAKAEQLARIGEFITDAMRAFGLDDRKSFQVQLAVDEACANIINYGYADAETVGMIELVCCKKGEDIVVVISDVGTPFDPTTAQPPDLTANWEERAIGGLGIHFMKTLVDELAYEYRDGKNVLTMLVKRHDRT, from the coding sequence TGGAGGCAAAGGCAGAGCAGTTAGCACGGATCGGCGAGTTCATTACGGATGCGATGCGCGCCTTCGGGCTCGATGACCGGAAGAGCTTCCAAGTGCAACTCGCGGTCGACGAAGCGTGCGCGAACATCATCAACTATGGGTACGCCGATGCCGAGACGGTGGGGATGATTGAACTCGTCTGTTGCAAAAAGGGCGAAGACATCGTTGTGGTTATCTCTGATGTGGGAACACCGTTCGATCCGACGACTGCCCAACCGCCAGACCTGACTGCAAATTGGGAAGAGCGCGCTATAGGAGGACTGGGAATCCACTTCATGAAGACGCTGGTGGATGAACTCGCCTATGAGTACCGAGACGGAAAGAACGTGTTGACAATGCTTGTGAAACGTCACGATCGTACGTAA